Genomic window (Helianthus annuus cultivar XRQ/B chromosome 3, HanXRQr2.0-SUNRISE, whole genome shotgun sequence):
AAAGTTGTACATTTTGTCTTAccattttagttattttttttaattattatcgAGATATCATTGATAATTTGAAACTATAACTGGTTTATTTTTTTAGTCGATATTTCCTTGAGTATATTATCTTACGTATAGTCTATagttagttttataaaattagaATAGAATAATATTTTCTCTAATGTAAATCACGACTTTCAAATGTTTTGTAGTAATATTTAGGTatcaaatgttttaaataaacCCATTAAAGTTTTTGGGTAAAAATGATATCGTCTAAAGTTTGATGCATGATAGACAGTAATGGTAAACATTCATTTACTCAAATGTAAGGTAGACATGGCCAATCAGGCATAAGCCAATACGTCATCCTAACATGATCCTAGTGTAAGGTTATGTCTAGATGGACCGTGATTTGATGATACAATAGTGATGTTCTGTTTTTTTAACCGCAAACGAATCCTTCAAATGGGTTATTGGCTAAATTCATCATATCGGGATACATTCGTCTTTAAACCAGGGAAAACTCTCACCTAAGGCcaaagcccgtgaacactcgtcCGAATACACGACAATGCGGTGAGGTAAAACTCGCTCAGTTAAAGAttcgaactagcgatctccacctattcgcctagtctcccatcatcaccaggtgccgtaGAAAATAATATGGAGCTCAGGAATAACCTGGGTCCCTTAGAACACCAGGTATATCCCTTCAGGGGCGGATCTAGGCCACTTTtgtgggttcccaggaacccattcgGTTTAGAAAAAATAGTGAAAAcattgtatgatttggaaaaaatagTGAGAGTTAAGGGCTGTTTGTTTATCTCTTaacgaggctcttaatggttcagactgtttgtttcacgagcagatgtctgaatggttcagacatttgtccagcaggctctgttcaatcgtgcgccacgatcgtctgacgagaagtacttaaggacgcctacgtggcaccaatcagaggacggagacacctgtcccacgatctccacttgtctgctgatggcagaaggacgacagggccgacaacaatgacacgtggctccaatcaaggcgcGCCAGCGCCGGAGAGCTTCCAGAAGCCACTAACGGTCaacaccagtgagacaaagagcatatccattATGTTGTCAAttaccggcccaaggcccatcggcccatatcctcttacacctctccggctataaatagagaccacactccacaggttaaacattccactccctctactctcactcttaatactTGATCATCCTCCCGAAACAGTCGCTTATTCttacgccggagcccggttaagagggaaacccccacattcccctcttaacgagtaacggtgttctgttttgcaggattggTGATTCAAGAAGAAGCTCAGATAAGTCATCAGAAGATTAACCATCATGGTAGAAACATAAATCAAACTGATTATCCCCATAATTAGtttagtgtttcttcattggcgcccaccggtttttTCTACAACCATTTTCATCTTTTTTTTCTGAGTTTTCGACATCTTTCCTCCTtcgatcatggctggtcaaggaatcattCCCGAGTTTGGTTTTGGAGCAAACTCTAACGGGGCGTTGGGCGAGGGAATCCAAAACATCCAAGCCCAACACATCGAAGAAATTGGTGAAATCGAAGTAACCAACACTGGGGGCCCACGCGGGAGCATCACCCGCATCACTCAGACAGTCACCCCAGGAAACAACGGCGAAGGACCTTCAAACCTGGCACCGCCTCAAAACGTTTTGGCACTGTAAGGGCTACCAGAAGGCGAAACTCCAGCCTCATGGTACGCCAAGAATATTGCCACAATCAACGCAGCATACCAATCTCTGATTGCGCAGCAAGCAGTCTTGatggcagaaccgtccttggtcactcGTCAAAGTCAGGGGGCACGCCAGATGCCCCCACCGTCAAATCTCCAAGGCAGAatcaacaggcctccccctaTCAGACGTTTAAGCGTACATGACACACGCGACACAAGGGGAGAAACGGAAAGTTACTACGACTATCCGTCAAACCTTCAAAGAGGTCATGTTCATAGCCGGCTTACGCCGCacaacatgaacaacgaatgggagGAGACAGACCCGAATGATCCAATTTGGGAAGATGACGAGGGCTTGTCAGTCTTCAACCGCTTGCAGAATAACCATGAATACTTCAAACCACGACAGCATGTCGGGTACACCGAAGAAGCGGAAAGAGATTTCCGCCTGACCTACCGGCCAACGGAAGCCGCGGAACATTCAAAGTTTATCCCAAAAATCGCGCTTGCACCGCTTTCAAGAGAGAAGTTACCTCCAACAGTTGGGAAGTTCAACGGATTGACTGATCCTGACGATCACGTCAGAACTTTCACAAGCGTAGGTTgtatgggaggttggaacatgcctaTGTGGTGTCACTTGTTTATTCAAACTCTTACTGGGGTtgctcgcgcctggttcgacagccttcCTCCGGGAAAGAATAAGTCATGGGTAGATTTCAAAACTCAGTTCTTGAGTTACTTCAGCCAACAACGACGATACCAGCGCGACACAGCCGAAGTTGAAGACATCTGGCGAAGAGACGGCGAGGGTTTGGAAGATTTCATCACGCGTTTTAACAAAGAATGTTTGGAGATCGGTGGCGTAAGCGAACAGCTCATGCGCTGTCATTTTAAGAAAGCCATTCGATGTGATAGCCTGATCAGGACTATCACTGGCAAAGACGGAATGCCCAAAGAATGGGATAAACTCATGGAAGCCGCGAAGATAGTCGCGCAAACGGAAGAATCGCTCGCTGGAAACAAGAGTTATTACTCTGAAGATCGATTTGCCAGAGGGAACACGCGCGATCACAACAAGCGCAACAAATACAAAGATAATGATTGGAAGTCCGGAAGATCAAGGGTTCACAATGAAAGGCCGCGCTACAGAGAAGACGCGCGTGAAACAATTGATAGAATCGGTTACCGAAAAGCAGTCAAGGATGATAATCGAGACAAGCACTAGACTCCGCTCATAAAAACATCAAAAGAGGTGTTGATAACGGAGAACCATGATTTCAAGGCTCCTAGGCCTATGACAAACAAGAAGGGGCAAGACCCCAACTTGTACTGTGATTTTCATAAAGATACAGGACACTTGATCGACGACTGCTATAGTCTGCGTCAAGAGATCGAAAAAGCGGTAAAAAGCGGAAAGCTAAGTCACTTGGTGAAAAACGTGCGAAAAGAAACTCGACAGCTTCAACGCCAAGATGAAGGAAATCACAAGAAAGTCCGACGCCTAGAGACCCATatggtcaacggaccaagatACAGCGCAAAAGAAAAAGGCAAACGCCCCTATGAGCCGTCATGGCAAGAGCAACAGGTCATTTTCCCGGTAGTACGCGGCGGTCCTCGCGCCACGCGACCCGTTGTCATTAACGGCATAATCGGACACTATGAAACAGAGTATGTATTTATTGATCCGGGAAGTACAGCTGACATCATCTATGAACAGTGTTTTAACCAGTTTGATGAAGAGGACaaagcgagactcgagccagtTGATTATCCGTTGTCCggattttgcaacgagatggttttCCCACTTGGCCAGATCAGCTTCCCTGCCACGCTCTCTGACGGGaagcattcaagaacaacaaacgTAAACTTCATGGTGATGCCCATCAAATCGAGGCATGATGTGTTGATTGGGAGAGAAACCCAAGGCGAGCTGAACATGGTGACTTTCACTCCCCACTCAGCGATAGGGTTCCCAACCAAGACGGGAGTGGCGATCATCTATGCCAAGAAGGAAGTGATGTCAACCGAAGAGTTACGCCCAACAAAAGCGGCGACAGTCTCAGCAACTGAGCCAGAGAAGTGGGTATTAAACCGTAAATACCCAGAGCAAacagtgacaattggccacgccatttcgtcagataTCAGAACGCATTTAAAACAACTACTGTTCAGAAATATAGATATCTTTGCCTGgaccccggcagacatgaccggtgtcccgcgcaacataACCGAACATTGCTTAAACACCTACCCCTTTGTTGaaccaaaggtccaaagaaggcgcagcttaAACAAAAGCAATGAATGAACAAGTATGCGAGCTGCTCAAAGCTGGAATCTTGCGAGAAGTACGTTATCAAAGTTGGGTTGCGAACCCAGTAATGGTGGAAAAATCGAATGGAGGATGGCGAATGTGCGTGGATTAtactgatctcaacaaggcatgccccaaggattgctattccttgcctgagatcgacaAAAAATAGACTCCCTCGCGCCATATAGATGGAAATGCTTCTTGGATTGCTACAAGGGGTACCATCACGTTCAGATGAAGCTCGAAGACGAAgacaagacagctttcagaactgaTCTCGGTATTTTTTGTTACACAAATATGCCTTTCGGTCTGAAAAATGCTGGCGCGACGTATCAACGCCTGATGGACAAGACCTTTGCGGGGGATATCGGGAAGCACATCGAAGTCTACATCGATGATCTGGTTGTAAAAAGTCCTGAAGAGGACCCAATGTTGAAGGACATCGAGAAGACCTTTAACTCATTGAGAAGCGTGAATATGAAATTGAATCCAGCCAAATGttcctttggcatggaagaaggaaaaTTCTTGGGCTTCATAGTCACCAATGGCGGATTTAAGGTGAACCCAGAGAAGGTCCAAGCAATAGAGCGCATGCCATCCCCCCAAAAAATCAAAGAGATGCAAAGGTTAGCCGGCCGCCTGGCCGCGCTAAACCGTTTCCTGTCAAATCACGCCGCAAATCGTACCCTTTCATAAGTACGTTGCGCAACTGTGTAAAGAAGCAAGAATTTAGGTGGACACCTGAAGCAGAAAGCGCATTTCaacaaatgaaggagtgtttgatcgAACTCCCAACGCTGACCGCACCGTTCGAAAAAGAGCCACTAATCTTATACTTGTCATAATCAGACAAAGCAGTGGGCTCGGTGTTGCTTGTAGAAAAAAAAACGGGGTTCAGACTCCAATCTATTATGTCAGTAGAATGCTAACAGATCAAGAAACAAGATACTCCACGATGGAGAAACTAGTACTAGCACTCCTACACGCCTCAAGAAGGttgcgccgatacttcacaggccaCGTCATCACCGTACTGACCAATTTCCACATTGGGACAATATTGCAAAAACCGGAGACATCCGAAAGATTAGCGAAGTGGGCGATCGAGCTGGGAGGCCACAACATCTTGTATAGGCCACGCCCAGCAATCAAAGGTCAAGTACTTGCAGACTTTATCACAGAAGTCCCAGCGGAAAAAGTCAAAGAATGTAAAGTCGTTGAAGCTCCCAAAAAAGATACATCAGAAGGGTTGTGGTTCCTATACACAGATGGTGCCTCAAACGAGGATGGCTCAGGAGCCGGGTTGCGCCTGGTCAGCCCTGAAAAGCACGAATTTACATACGCCATCAGGTTGGACTTTAAAAACACCAACAATGAAGCGGAGTACGAAGCATTTCTGGCAGGATTGCGcctcgccatcaaaatgggagcTAAGAATTTACAAGCGCACGTCGATTCACTCCTTATTGCCAGCCAAGTCAACAGATTCTATGACGCGAAAGGTGACGTTATGGCCCTATATCTGGATCAAGCAAAAGAGCTACTGCAGAAATTCACAACATACAGGGTCGTACACATAAATCGCTCTGAAAATAAACAGGCAGAGGCCTTAAGCAAGCTCGCATCAACTTCCTTTCAGCACCTTGCAAAGGAAGTAAGAATCGAAGTGCTCAAGAATCCATCAATCCTGCTGCGCCAGGTAAACGTGATCGAAATGGGGCAACCATCTTGGATGACCCCTATAATTCGCTATCTGCAAGAAGGGATACTCCCAGAGAGCAAAGCAGAGGCAAGGAAAATCCAACACAAGGCCTTGCACTATGAAATGAATGATGGTATCCTGTATCGGAGATCCTTCTTAGGTCCCTTGTTGCGCTGCGTGGACCCCGAGGACGCAAATTACCTAATTCGAGAGATCCATGAAGGGATATGTGGTATACATGCGGGGCCACGCATGGTTGTTGCGAAAATCATGAGCGCTGGGTATTATtggccagggatgcatgtcgACGCCCTGAAGGAGCTGCGCAAGTGCGATTCCTGTCAGCGACACTCTCCAAAGACCCAGCGCCCCAAAAACGATCTTAT
Coding sequences:
- the LOC110888696 gene encoding uncharacterized protein LOC110888696, with amino-acid sequence MKLEDEDKTAFRTDLGIFCYTNMPFGLKNAGATYQRLMDKTFAGDIGKHIEVYIDDLVVKSPEEDPMLKDIEKTFNSLRSVNMKLNPAKCSFGMEEGKFLGFIVTNGGFKVNPEKVQAIERMPSPQKIKEMQRQSSGLGVACRKKNGVQTPIYYVSRMLTDQETRYSTMEKLVLALLHASRRLRRYFTGHVITVLTNFHIGTILQKPETSERLAKWAIELGGHNILYRPRPAIKGQVLADFITEVPAEKVKECKVVEAPKKDTSEGLWFLYTDGASNEDGSGAGLRLVSPEKHEFTYAIRLDFKNTNNEAEYEAFLAGLRLAIKMGAKNLQAHVDSLLIASQVNRFYDAKGDVMALYLDQAKELLQKFTTYRVVHINRSENKQAEALSKLASTSFQHLAKEVRIEVLKNPSILLRQVNVIEMGQPSWMTPIIRYLQEGILPESKAEARKIQHKALHYEMNDGILYRRSFLGPLLRCVDPEDANYLIREIHEGICGIHAGPRMVVAKIMSAGYYWPGMHVDALKELRKCDSCQRHSPKTQRPKNDLIPVSTAWPFQQWGIDMVGPFPDAPGAVKFIIVAVDYFTKWVEAKALASTTAMMVRKFIWEHIICRFGLPLKIVTDNGTNFASEDLKKWMKEMKIEHTFSSVAHPQGNGQVESVNKSIVEGIKARLGTKRRGWVDELPSILWAHRTMPKTSTGETPFSLVYGSKAVIPAEVRLPSPRLTAVNTIDNEVERRLDLDLLEERREIARIKEAKYKTQLEWHYNTRVRICTFNPGEYVFRDNEASNAECPGKLAPKWEGPYLVHEVLGKGAYKLRTLDGHIIPRAWM